A single region of the Oreochromis niloticus isolate F11D_XX linkage group LG19, O_niloticus_UMD_NMBU, whole genome shotgun sequence genome encodes:
- the LOC100692266 gene encoding tumor necrosis factor alpha-induced protein 2, translating to MSLPSMPNLRPCDGGINVSMMEKFRRSLLLPTRKNPPSPGDKESKLSPESDEPAKMLDSAASPQPPSPNPSMPRFDNTFNRLRESIPWRRKKEVDTLPSEDLKEEKVTHTFEEYLEIQAFCEATQQLIDREKHLFWETAEANKEAVEKLAADHKALEERVWQTLQQSLSLSSEEEVSALKSAVKAINLEEEQDQLWKQRCQTPPAWRPSEWKKHHDEVLQKLVNGRMDNQSSPTGDQVNQSTIQATIRSMGRQLKEDLQWVVEVVKNCYPPEMDICNFYARQYHQTFKARLRKIVGSVDDKDCSFLLLWVKESYPEILEKPELTSNINTEALGNLLPDELLKPLEEKYLSKQQSDLIMFIVRVLNEAKKEWDQGKEPTRDDGCYASPVANDVIQFINGIVTSAQKIVRDPHKAQKITSILTDFMQRYHNFHEDIIKQNKMHSKAFIKANLSCVEQFRDFLVEHDLFPENVREKCLPVLTEMKQSAHTYLLTPVHKILKPHYQKVGTSDWLKKNTFEKLLNSTEEELQELQGSSQSSYQELIGQLHQEVTEEYVRRLLKGEVKLKDSNQQQKAYETVKENAEKLHELFAKMGSKQDWLKEILTKMAEVLKLQDIPAIRMQIFSLGSAYPDLSEEHVSALLKLKTNLSKADMSTITSTVLDILKESYTGGETRTFFSNVEVMNRSYPFCISSCRG from the exons atcCCAGTATGCCGAGGTTTGATAATACATTTAATAGACTGAGAGAGTCCATTCCTTGGAGACGGAAAAAGGAAGTGGATACACTCCCCTCTGAAGACTTGAAGGAAGAAAAAG TGACTCATACCTTTGAGGAATACCTTGAAATTCAAGCCTTTTGTGAGGCCACTCAGCAACTGATAGACAGGGAGAAACATCTGTTTTGGGAGACAGCTGAGGCTAACAAGGAAGCAGTAGAAAAGCTTGCTGCAGACCATAAAGCCCTTGAAGAGCGTGTATGGCAGACTCTGCAGCAGAGTCTTTCTCTCAGCAGTGAGGAAGAGGTGTCTGCTTTGAAATCTGCAGTGAAAGCCATCAACCTTGAGGAAGAGCAGGACCAGCTGTGGAAACAAAGATGCCAGACTCCACCGGCCTGGAGGCCCAGTGAGTGGAAGAAGCACCATGACGAAGTGCTTCAAAAATTAGTAAATGGGCGTATGGATAACCAATCAAGCCCCACTGGTGACCAGGTGAACCAGTCAACTATCCAGGCAACTATCCGGTCCATGGGCAGGCAGCTGAAGGAAGACCTGCAGTgggtggtggaggtggtgaAGAACTGCTACCCACCAGAGATGGACATCTGTAACTTTTATGCAAGACAGTACCATCAAACTTTCAAGGCCAGGCTCAGAAAGATTGTTGGTTCTGTGGATGACAAGGACTGCAGTTTCCTCCTGCTATGGGTGAAGGAATCTTATCCAGA AATCCTTGAAAAACCTGAGCTGACCAGTAATATCAATACTGAAGCACTGGGAAACCTGCTTCCTGACGAGTTACTGAAACCTCTGGAGGAGAAGTACCTCAGCAAacaacag aGCGACCTGATAATGTTTATTGTCCGAGTATTGAATGAAGCAAAGAAAGAGTGGGATCAAGGAAAGGAGCCAACAAGAGATGATGGTTGCTACGCCAGTCCTGTGGCCAATGATGTCATCCAG TTTATCAACGGCATCgtgacatcagcacaaaaaattGTAAGAGACCCGCACAAGGCCCAGAAAATAACATCCATACTGACAGACTTCATGCAGAG GTATCATAATTTTCATGAAGACATCATTAAGCAGAACAAAATGCACAGCAAAGCTTTCATAAAGGCAAACCTCAGCTGTGTCGAACAGTTCAG GGACTTCCTTGTGGAGCACGATCTGTTCCCAGAGAATGTGCGGGAAAAATGTTTGCCGGTCCTGACTGAGATGAAACAGTCTGCCCACACTTATTTATTAACTCCTGTGCACAAGATCCTCAAG CCACACTACCAGAAAGTGGGAACCAGTGACTGGCTGAAGAAGAACACGTTTGAGAAGCTGCTGAATAGCACTGAAGAAGAGCTTCAAGAACTTCAGGGTTCGAGTCAGTCCTCTTACCAG GAGCTGATTGGTCAGCTTCACCAGGAAGTGACAGAAGAATATGTCCGGAGGCTCCTGAAAGGAGAGGTCAAACTGAAGGACAGCAATCAGCAGCAGAAGGCTTACGAGACTGTGAAAGAAAATGCAGAGAAACTGCACGAGCTGTTTGCCAAAATG GGATCCAAACAAGACTGGTTAAAGGAAATCCTGACCAAGATGGCAGAAGTGCTAAAACTCCAAGATATTCCTGCCATACGGATGCAAATCTTTTCACTGGGATCTGCTTATCCCGACCTCAG TGAAGAACATGTTTCGGCTCTGCTCAAACTCAAAACAAACCTCTCTAAAGCCGACATGAGTACCATCACATCCACTGTGCTGGACATACTAAAAGAAAGCTATACTGGTGGTGAAACCCGGACGTTTTTCTCCAATGTTGAAGTGATGAACCGTTCATATCCTTTCTGTATCTCATCATGCCGTGGATAA